The sequence below is a genomic window from Denitratisoma sp. DHT3.
CGGTTTTCATTGGGCGCGGGCTCCCGGGTCACGATATTCACGATCCCGCCCATGGCGAGGTTGCCCCACATGCTGGTGGCGCCACCGCCGCGAATCACCTCGATCCGCTCAACGGCATCCTTCGGCACCTGGGCCCAGTCCAGGGTGCGGAAATAGGGGTCATTGATCGGAATGCCATCGACCATCACGAGCGTATTCACGTTCGTAGTCGTACCGAATCCGCGAATGCTGAACACTTGGCCCGTGGGATGAATCTGGCCCGCAGGACGCTGGGATGCAAACACGCCGGGGATCTTGTTAACAATCTGATCCACACTGGTCTCCGGAAAAAGGCGGACTTCCTCTCTGGAGATGATCGTCGTACTCATGTCCATCTCTTGCAGATTGGATCCCCGCCCCGCCGTGACGGTGATGGCACCGAAATCGGCAATTTTGACTTTGGTACCTTCCGTCAACTCCTTTTCGGCCGAGTGGGCCGGAAAAGCGCAGGCGAGGGCGAGGACCATGGTGGTGGGGCGCAGCATTGTGTTCATCCTTGAAAAAAAAAAGTAGTTAACCACGGCGAACACGACGACACGGCCAGCGAGCACGGCGAAACCACGAAGACTTCCATCGTTTTGATGAATCACCCAATGGGTGAAATGGGATGAAGCGAGAAAGCCAGGAAATCGAGGGGCTCCGCCGCGTCGCCGTGTTCGCCGTGGTTCGAGCCGAGGTTTTAAGGGCAAAAAAATCCCGACAAAACATGCAATTACGGGGCGATGCGAATTTTACGAGGGGGTACCCGCCCGTTCCCTGCGACGTATCGCCGCAGCCTTGGGCGAGTCAGTTCGACGTCGCCCGGTTCAGGAACTGGCCCAGGGACAGGGCCGCGCCCAGCCAGCCGAGCGCGGCGGCCAGGACCAGCAGGGCCAGGGATTCCCAGCCATTGAGCAGGCGCAGCGTGAAATTCAGGCTGTAGAGCTGGGCCAGCTCCGCGATCGGGCCGCGCAGCGCCAGGGCGGCGCCCTGCACCATGGCCCAGGCCAGCAGCCCGCCGGCCAGGCCCTGGAGTACGCCGAACCAGTGGAAGGGACGGCGGATGAAGGCGTCGGTCGCCCCCAGGAGGCGGCTCACCTCGATCTCGGCGCGCTGGGTCAGCACCTGCAAGCGGATGGTGTTGAAGGTGATCGCCACCAGCCCCACCCCCAGCAGCAGCGTCAGCAGGGCCAGGCTGCCGCGGCCCAGGCGCAGCAGCGCGTCCAGCCGCCGCACCCAGGCCGAATCCAGCTGCACGTGCTCCACCCGCGGCAGCCTGGCCAGTTCACCGGCCAGGGTCTCCATCGCCGCCGGGCTGTCGTCGCGGGGCAGCACGGCGAACGCGTCGGGGAAGGGATTCTCGGGCAGCGCGTCGATCACGTCGCCCAGTCCCTCGGCCGAGCGCATCCGCTGGCGCGTCTGTTCCCGGGGCAGGTAGCGATACGAGCGCAGCGCGGGATGCGCCTTCAGCGCCGCCTCCACCGCGCCGACCGCGCGGGCGTCGGCGTCCAGCGCCAGGAACAGGGAGATCTGCGGCTGCGCGGCGGCGTTCCTCGCCAGCTGCGCCGCGTTGCCCAGCAGCATCTGGCCGCCGGCCGGCAGCGCCAGGGCGACGCCGATCGCCAGCATCGAAAGCAGGGTATTGAGCGGTGCCTGGGCCAGGCGCCGCAAGGCCAGGGCCAGGGCGTGGCGATGGTGGGCGAGCCAGGTTTTCATGCCGTCATCCTGCCGTGATCGAGCGCCAGGCGCCGGGCGCCGTGAGGCAGGAACAGGGCCTCGTCGTAGGTGGCCAGCAGCACGGTGACGCCGACCCGGTGGAATTCGAGGAAGATGTCGGCCACGGCGCGGGCGTTCTCCGGGTCCAGGTAGGCGGTGGGTTCGTCGGCCAGCAGCAGGCCGGGGCGCCCCACCACCGCGCGGGCGATCGCCAGGCGCTGCTGCTCGCCGCCGGACAGCGCGATGGGCAGCGCCTTTTCGCGCGCCAGCAACCCCACCTTGTCGAGCGCGGCGCGCACGCGCTTTTCCGCCTCGCGGCGGGGAAAGCCGGCGATGGTCAGGGGCAGCATCACGTTCTCGAAGGCGTTGCGGTCGAACAGCAGCTTCTGGTCCTGGAACACCAGGCCCAGGTTGCGCCGCAGATAGGGGATCGCGCTGCGACGCAGGGCGCCGACGTTCTGGCCATTGACCAGCACCGTGCCCGAGGTGGGCGCCTCGATCGCGGCGATCAGCTTCAGCAGGGTGCTCTTGCCCGCGCCGGAGTGGCCGCTGACGATCGCCAGCTCCCCCGGCTCGACCTGGAAACTGATCCCGGTCAGCGCGTCGATGCCGGGCGGGTAGCGCTTGCCGACCTGATCGAAGCGGATCATGCGCGCTCCTTCATGCGCTCCTCCATGCGCCCCTGGACCATCGGGATGCCGAACAGCCGGCACTCCAGCGGGCCGTTGAACAGCGGGATGCGGCGCGTCACCTTGAGCCGCACCAGCTTCGCCAGTTGCGGGTCGGCGGAGAGGAACCAGCAGTGCCAGCCGACGAAGTGCTGCTTCAGAGCGTTGCCCAGCAGGGGGTAGAACGCGGCCAGTTCGTCGTTGTCGCCCAGGCGCTCGCCGTAGGGCGGGTTGGTCACCAGCAGGCCGCTCGGTGCCGGCGCCGGGCGCTGGAGCAGATCGGCCTGCTCGACCGTGACCAGGTCGTCGAGCCCGGCATGCGCCAGGTTCTGGCAGGTGCGGGCCACCGCGTCGCGGGAAATGTCCGAACCCCAGATCGGCAGTCCGCCCGTCGACGTGGGCGCCGCCACGCGGCGCGCGGCCGCCTCGCCGCGCAGGCGGCGCCAGAGTTCGGCGTCGAAATCGAGGAAATGCTCGAAGCCGAACTCTCCCGGCCCGCGCGACAGGCCTGGCGCGTCGCCCAGGCTCATCTGGGCGGCTTCGATCAGGAACGTACCGCTGCCGCACATCGGGTCCAGCAGCGGGATGCCGGGCTTCCAGCCGGCCAGGCGCAGGATGCCGGCGGCGAGATTCTCCTTCAGCGGCGCGCCCACCTTGGCGATCTTGTGGCCGCGCAGGTAGAGCGGCTCGCCCGAGGTGTCGAGGTAGAGCGTGGCCTCGCGGTCGGTGAGGAACAGATGGATGCGGATCTCCGGCGCCCTGGTGTCGACGTTGGGGCGCTGCCCGGTCTCGGCGCGGAAGCGGTCGCAGACCGCGTCCTTGACCTTGAGGGTGATGTACTCCAGGCTGCGCAGCGGCGAGCGCTGCGCCGTGACGTAGACGCGGATGGTGCGCTCCGCCGCGAACAGCTGATGCCAGGGCACGCCGTGGGCGAGGCGATAGACGTCCTCCTCGTCCTGGTAGCCGCCCTGTGCCACCCGCCACAGCACCCGGGTGGCGATGCGGGACTCCAGGTTGGCGCGGTAGCAGGCCTCCCGGTCGCCGCGAAAGTGCACCCCGCCGGGCGCGGATACGATCTGTTTGCCGCCGGCGGCGGCCAGGTCCTCCGCCAACAGCGACTCCAGGCCGCGCGGACAGGGGGCGAAGAAATGCCAACCGCGCAGGAAGTCGCCGACGTCGCCAGTACCGGTATTGCCGCCGGCGCGCGGCGCCGCGTCGGCCCCGCGCACATGCCGGACCTTGGCGCCCGCCGCGGAGGGTGCGTGGGGTTTGCGGGAAGAGTTCAAAACGGTTTCACCACGGCCAGGATCACCACGGCGATCAGGGCCAGAACAGGGATTTCATTGAACACGCGGAACCAGACGTGGCTGCGGGCGCAGGCGCCGGCGCGGAACTCGGCGAGCAGCCGGCCGCACCAGAAATGGTAGGCCACCAGGCCCGCCACCAGCAGGGTCTTGAGGTGCAGCCAGGCGCCGGAGAAACCGAAGCCGAACCACAGCCACAAGCCCAGGCCCACCGCCAGCACGCCGATGGGCGTGACGAAGCGGTACAGCTTGCCCGCCATCAGCAGCAGCCGCTCCCGTTCCGCGCGGCTGTCGGCCGGCACCATGGCGAGGTTGACGAAGATTCGCGGCAGATAGAACAGGCCGGCGAACCAGCTCACCACGAAGACGATATGGAAGGATTTGAGCCAGAGCATGTCAGCGATTTTCCTTTGTCGTGATTTCCGCCAGCCCGGCCTCGACGGTGGGGTAGGCCAGGCGCAGGCCCAGTTCCCGCTTCATGCGCCGGTTGTCGAGGCGGCGCGACTCGGCCATGAAGGACAACTGCACCGCCGGCAGGCGCGCCTGCGCCTCCGCCCAGGAGACGCGCGGCAGGCGCGGCTGGCCGAAGGCGTCGCAGAGCCGGTCGTACCACTCGCCCATCGCCAGTTCGCTGTCGTCGGTGACGTTGTAGGCCCGCCCCGGCCGGCCGCGCCGCAACGCCGCCAGGCAGGCGCGGGCCAGGTCCTCGGCGTGGATGTGGTTGGTATGCACGTCGTCCTCGGGCCGCAAGAGGGGCAGGCGCCCGCCCAGGCGCTCGGTGGGCAGGCGGTCGGCGGCGTAGATGCCCGGCGCCCGCAGCAGGCTCACCGCGCAGCCGGAGTCGCGGCCGAAGCCGCGCAGCAGCCTTTCCGCCGCCTGCCGCCGCTGGCCGCGGGCGCTGGCCGCCCCCGCCGCGGCGAGCGGCCGGGTCTCCGCCACCCACGCGCCGCGGCAGTCGCCATACACGCCGCTGGTGCTGATGTAGACCAGGCGCCGTGGTAGACTCCGGCCCCGCCGCAGGGCCGCAATCAGCCTCCTGGTGCGGGGATCGCCGGCACTGGCGGCACCGGTAGCGGAGGGCGGCGCGCTGTGCAGCACCGCGTCGGCCAGCCCGGCCAGACGACGCAGCGTGGCGGGTCGATCGAGATCGCCCTGCAACTGGGTCACCCCCTGGGCGGCCAGGGCCGGGTCCCATTCCCGCACCAGCGCATACAGGCGCCACTGTCCGCGCAGGCGGGGCAATGCCCGGCGCACCACGTCGCCACAACCGACGATCAACAATCTTCTCATGACGGAATTATCTCATGGCCTACAAGATCACCCTCACGCCCAGCGGCCATAGCTTCGACGCGCCGGCCGACGAGACCCTGCTGAACGCGGCGGACCAGGCCGGCTTCAAGCTGCCCTACGGTTGCAGCGCCGGCGCCTGCGGCGCCTGCAAGGCCAAGGTGGTCGCGGGCGAGGTGGATCACGGCAGCTCTCAGGAGCACGCCCTCCCGGCCGACGAACGCGCCGCCGGCATGGCCCTGATGTGCTGCGCCAAGCCGCTGTCCGACCTGACCGTGGAAGTGCGCGAGGTGGGCGCCCTCTCCGGCATTCCGGTGAAGAAGCTGCCCTGCCGGGTGCAGAAGATGGAACGCGTCGCCCCCGACGTGATGCTGCTGCAATTGAAGCTGCCCGCGAGCGAGCCCTTGCAGTTCCTCGCCGGGCAGTATCTCGAATTCATCCGCCCCGACGGCTCCCGGCGCGCCTTCTCGATCGCCAACGCGCCGCACCGGAACGAATTCGTCGAACTCCATGTCCGCCTCGTCGCCGGCGGCGAATTCACCACCCAGGTGTTCGAGACCATGAAGGAAAAGGACATCCTGCGCATCGAGGCGCCGCTGGGCTCCTTCTTCCTGCGCGAGGACTCGGCCAGGCCCATCATCCTGCTGGCCGGCGGCACCGGCTTCGCCCCGATCAAGGGCCTGGTCGAACACAGCCTGCACAAGGGCTACACCCGCCCCATCCACCTCTACTGGGGCGCGCGCGACAAGGCCGGCCTTTACATGGACGCGCTGGCCCGGCGCTGGGCCGACGAGCATCCCCACATCCAATACGTCCCGGTGCTCTCCGACGCGACGGCCGACGACGCCTGGGACGGCCGCACGGGGCTGGTGCACCAGGCCGTGCTGGAGGATTTCGCCGACCTCTCCGGCCACGAGGTGTATGCCTGCGGCGCGCCGGCGATGATCGACGCCGCCCGCCAGGACTTCGCCGCCCGGGGCCTGCCCGAGGACGCATTCTTCGCCGACTCGTTCACTTTCGCCACGCACTGATACGCTCACTCCCCTTCGCCCCAAGGGGTGAGGGGTGAGCCCGTAGGTCGGGTTAGCCCACAGGGCGTAACCCGACAGACAGCCGTTGCAGACATCGATGTCGGGTTACGCTTCGCTAACCCGACCTACGTGACTCGTTCACCTTCGCGGCACACTGAGAACAGCGGACGGGGCCCCGCGTCGGCGCGGGCCGCACGCTACGCGAGCGCCTGCAGGCGCTCGATTTCGTCCCGGTACCAGCGCCGGGCGCGGGCCTCGGCGGTCTCGGCGCGGCTCCGCCGGCGCTCGCCGAGCCGCTTCTCGGCGGCATCCGCCCAGCGCAGCCGGGCTTCGATGTTTTCCCGGATGAAACCGATGACCAGGCCGTTGTGCTCGGCGGTTTCCGGGATGCGCCAGCCCTCTTCGAGGATCTGCTCGCAGGCGGCCATCACCTGGCGCGCCTCCTCCCGCGCCTGGCGGCGCACTTCCTCGATCAGGGCGAGCAGCGTGGCGTCGTCGCAGTGGTCGCCATTGAGCAGCTTGACCAGGGTTTCGTACTCGTAGACCAGCTCCGCGCCGGGCTCCGCGAACCAGGCGGCCAGCGCTCGGCGGCCGGCGGCGGTGATGCGATAGACGCTGCGCTTGCGCGCGCCCTGGTATTCCTCGGCCAGGGAAGCCAGGCCCAGCGCCGCGAGCTTCTTCGGCTCTTCGTAGATGCGGCTCTCGGCGCGCGGCCAGATGCGGCGCAGGGCCGAGAGCTGCATGTACTTGTTCAGCTCGTAGGCGGACCAGGGGCGCCGCGCCAGCAGGCCCAGCAGGGTGTAGGAGGTCGGAGTCAGGCGGGTTCGGTCGGCGGTCTTCATGGCTTGCAAAATAATCCTGTCAGGAGTATCTGTATACTCCTGTTCGGAGTATTAGTGACCTACCGGGACCACCAGCCATGAAACGCTTCCTGAAACTCGCCGCCCTGATCCTCGCGCTCATATTCACGGTCGTCGCGGCCTTCTTGTGGTGGCGGACGCTGCCGCCGCAGCCACCCAAGCACCAGCTTTTCATCAACGGCGTGGTGCTGACCATGGACGCGGCGGACCGCGTCGCCAGCGCCCTGGCGCTGGAAGGCGAGCGCATCGTCGCGGTGGGCGACAGCGCCGACCTCAAGACCCGCTACGGCAGGGACGCGGTGATCCACGATCTGGCCGGCAAGGCCCTGCTGCCGGGCTTCGTCGATGCCCACAGCCACTTCCCCGCATCCGGCCTGTCGGTGTTCGGCGTGGACCTCAACAGCCCGCCGATCGGCGACCTGACCTCCATCGCCCAGCTCCAGCAGCGGTTGCGCGCCAAGGCGGCGACGACGAAAAAAGGAGCGTGGATCTTCGGCTTCGGCTACGACGACACGCTGCTGGCGGAGAAGCGCCATCCCACTCGCCAGGAGCTGGACGCGGTCTCCACCGAGCAGCCGATCTACGTCTGGCACGTCTCCGGCCACATGGGCGTGGCCAACAGCCGGGCGCTGGCCCTGGCCGGCATCGGCCCGAACACGCCCAATCCGCCCGGCGGCGTGATCGTGCGCGACGCGCGGGGCGAGGCCACGGGCCTGGTCCAGGAAAATTCGGCGATCGAGATGCAGAAGCTGGCGATGAAGATCGGCCCGCTGGACTTCCTGCGCATGGTGCGCGCGGCATCGGCCGAATATGCGGCGCAGGGCGTCACCACGGCCCAGAGCGGGGCCGCCGCCGCCGAGACGGCGAAGGGCCTGGGCCTGGCCAGCCGCTTCGGCCTGGTACCGATGCGTCTCGAACTCTGGCCGATGTGGGATTCCCTCGGCCCCGAGCTGCGCGACGGCAAGGCCAAGGTCGCCGACTACGACACCGACCGGCTGCGCCTGGGACCGGTGAAGTTCTTCAGCGACGGCAGCATCCAGGGCTACACCGGTTTCCTCGGCCATCCCTATCACGTGCCTTACCACGGCGATGCCGAGTACCGGGGCTTCCCGACCATGGAGCAGAAGCAACTGGTGGCGGAGATCGGGCGCTATCACCGCGCCGGCATCCAGTTGGCGATCCACGCCAACGGCGACGCCGCGATCGACAACGTGCTCGACGCAATCGAGATCGCGCAGCAGGAGACGCCGCGCCCCGACATCCGCCACATCCTGGTCCATGCCCAGATGGCGCGCGCCGACCAGCTCGACCGCATGGCGCGGCTCTCGGTGACGCCGAGCTTCTTCTCCGCCCACACCTACTACTGGGGCGACCGTCACCGCGACATTTTCATCGGTCCCGAGCGCGCCGCCGACATCAGCCCCACGCGCTGGGCGAAGGATCGCGGGCTGCGCTTCAGCGTGCATCTGGACACGCCGGTGGTGCCGATGAATCCGCGCCTGCTGCTGTGGAGCACGGTCAATCGCCTGTCCAGCAGCGGCCGGGTGATCGGCCCGGCGCAGCGTCTGACGGTGATGGAGGCGCTGCGCGCGATGACCATCGACGCCGCCTGGCAGATCCATCAGGAGGACCGCATCGGCTCCCTGGAACCCGGCAAGCTGGCCGACCTGGTGGTGCTGAGCGACGACCCGCGCAAGCATCCGCAGACGATCCGCGACCTCGCGGTCGAGACGACCCTGGTCGGGGGCGTGCCGATCTACTCCCGGCAGCCCTGAGGACCGCCCTCTCGGCGCGCATCGAGCGGGAACAGGTTGGCCGCGCCAGGTCGCCGGTACAGCGTCGGCGTCATTGACCGGCGCTGCGCGGGATGACCTTGGTCGTCGGTTGGCTCACCTCGCCTTGCGGCAGGAACCAGCGGAACCACAGCAACCCGCGCCGGTGGCCCTGGGTGCTGATCCAGTTGGGATGGCCCGGGTCCTGGGCGCCGACGTAGAGTTTCCAGGAGCCGTCGGGCTCGTAGACCACCTGGGCGCCGTTGATGGTGACCCGGTCATAGGCGGCATCGTAGATGTGGAGGAAGGGGTTCCACAGGCAAAGGTTCCAGAACGCGCACTCGGGCGAACGGCCCTCGATGACCAGTACCTGATCCTCTTCCAGTTCGAAGCCCCCCATGGCGTAGGCCGCGTCGCCAGCCGCCCAGCCGACGGTCTTCCGGGGCACCGGGTAGGGCGGCTGGATCGTGTTGGGCGGCATGCGCACCGGGCAGATCATGCTTTGTTCGCGCAGCCAGGTCCTGGCGGCGCGAAAGCGCCTGGCCAGGGTGGCGGCATCGTCCTTGGCCTTGGGCGGCGGATTGATGGCCTCGATGGACCAGACGGCCCGGCGGCCCCGCACCGGATCGTTCAGATAGTCCCGGGTCAGCCCCACGACCGCGTCGGGCTCCAGCTTCAGCCAGTTGCCCGGCTGCGGATCGGGGCTCAGCCACAGTTCGAAGCCGCCGTCCGCCGCGCGCGTCATGGTGCGGTCGTTGGCGGTGCCGACGATGCGGTCGGAGTTGCGGCCGTCGTCGGGGCCGCCATAGACGGTGAACGACAGGTAGGCCGCGTCCCCCGGCCATACCTTGACCCGGTAGGTAAGGCTCGGGTCCAGCGCGACGTATTGATAGAAGGCGTCGGCATTGTCGCCGCCCCATTTGCGATAGGGGCCCACCGCGTCGACGAAGCGAGGGCGGGCGCTGTCGGCCCAGACCTGGGCATCCAGGGCCATGCCGAGCAGACTGAAGATCCAGCGGTGCCCCTCCACCAGCTCGGACTCGTCCAGGGGCGGGTCGGCCTTGAGAAGACGCGACTCGATGTTCTGCGCCTCCGCCAGCAGCTCCGCGAAGGCCTGTTGCAGTTGCTCGGACATGGGGTTCCTCCTTTTGTGGCGGTCGTTCGTGAAAACGGTCGTAGTAGAATAACAATACTACGTATCAATTCAAGACTGAGTATCAAAAATTGAGCGACAGCCCGCCGCCCCCCCGCCTTCCCTGCGGGAGAGAAACCGTCAGCGCGTGCGCGAGCAGCTGATCGAAGCCGCCGTGGCCCTGGTCAGCGCGCAAGGTTTCGCCGCCACGACCGTGGATGCCATCGCTGCCGCCGCGGGCGTCGGGCGGGCCACCTTTTTCCGCTATTTCGAATCCAAGGATGCCGCCGTGGTGGTGGGTTTCTACGAGTACCGGCTGAGCCGGCTGGTGGAAATCCTGCACGCCGCCCCCGCCAAGCTGGCGCCCTTCGATGCCGTGACGTGGGCCATCGAGCAGCTCGGCGCCGAAGCCGAACGGCAACTGCCGTTCATCGAACTCCAGGCCCGTTTGTTGGCCGCCTCTCCCAGCCTGCACGCCAAGGCCCTCGAATTCCAGGCCAGCTACGAAAACGCGATCGCCGACGCCATCACCGGCCGCTACCGCGAACTGGCCCCCAATGACCTGCGCCCCCGGTTGCTGGCCGCCGCCGTCCTGGCCATGATGCGCATCATCACCGACTACTGGAACGACGATCACCGCGACCAGAACCTCGCCCAACTGTCCCGCGCCGCATTGGAGCATCTGGGTCAGGGGTTCGGGAAGGTTCGCCCTCCTTCCCTCCCCTCCGGGGGGAGTTGATACGGTTCGCGACGCTCGGGTGTTTGGGGGAGCCTCGTAGCGGCACCGATAGGTTGCGGCTGGCGCCGCATGCCGCTTTTCCCCATCGTGGGAAATGCGGCGCGGCGGAAAAGCTCCGTCAAGGAAACACGGACTTTCTGGAGCCACCGCATTCAAAGGTTTTTTGACTGAGCGTGCAGCACGCTCAGTCATGAGCGATGGTTTCCGGTTTCCTAGAATGCGGCGACGGCGCGCGGCATTGGCGGCGTTTCCATTCACAACCCCTGGAGAGCCGCATGCCACCATCCCCCACTCCATCCGCAAGCGCATCACTGCGCCTGGCCGGCCTGCTTTACGGCATCATGGCCTACGCCGCCTTCAACATTACCGTCATGTATTGCGTCGGCTTTCTCGGCAACTTTCTGGTTCCTCTTTCCATCGACGCCGGACGCGTGCCCGATGCGCCCGGCGCGGCGCTGATCGATCTGGCCCTGCTCGCCCTGTTCGGTATTCAACATAGCGTCATGGCGCGTCCGGCATTCAAGTCCTGGATCACGCGCCATGTGGCCGCGGAGCTCGAGCGCCCCACCTACGTGATCCTGTCGAGCATGGTGCTCGCTCTGGTGATGTGGCAGTGGCGCCCGCTGCCGGCCAGCGTCTGGCAGGTCGATGCCGACTGGGCGCGGGCGGCGTTGTGGACCCTGTTCGCCGCGGGATGGGCGCTGGCGCTGGCGGCCACCTTTTTCACCAGCCATTTCGAACTGCTGGGGCTCAAGCAGTCATTCGCCTATTTCCGCGGCCGTCCGCACGCACCGGGCGCGTTCCGCGAGCAAGCGGTCTACCGTTGGGTGCGCCACCCCATCATGGTCGGTCAGATCGTGGCCTTCTGGGCGACGCCGGCGATGAGCCTCGGCCATCTGCTGTTTGCCACCGCCATGTTGGGCTACACCCTGGTCGGGCTGTATTTCGAGGAGCGCGACCTCGTCGCCGCGCATGGCAATGCCTACCGCGACTATCGACGACGCACGCCGATGTTGGTCCCCCGCAAACCGCGCAGCCGTCATTGATTTTCGACACACCCGCGCCCCACGTCGCGGTGCGGATTCACCGGGCAGAATCCGGCCCCGAGGGAATCGACGACGGCATCGCAGGCGTCGAGCAGGGTTTCCTGGGCCAGATGCGCGTAGCGCTGCGTCGTCCGCACCTGGGTGTGGCCGAGGATCTTCTGCACCTCGTACAGGCTGCGCCCGGCATTGACCAGAAAGCTGGCGAAGCTGTGGCGCAGGTCGTGTATCCGCACGTCGGCCAGCCCCGCCTTGCGGCGCGCGCTGTCCCACGAATAGAACACGGAGACGAAGGGCCGGCCGGTTTTCGGACTCGGGAACACCCAGGGACAGTCCTCCAGGCGCGGCACCGCCGCCAGAACCTGCAAGACGCCGCTCGACAGTGGCACGTGCCGGGGCTTGCCCGCCTTGGTCAGCGGAATGCGCCACTGGCGGCGCTCCAGGTCGAGATCCTCCCAGCGCAGATCGAGCACCTCGCGCCGCCGCGCCCCGGTCAGGATCAGCATCGGGACGATGAAACGCAGCATCGGATTCGGACTGCCCTCCACCGCCGCGCACAGGCGCCGCGCCTCTTCGGGCGTCAGGAAGCGTTCCTTCATCGGCGGGTCCTCGAAGAGCGCCACGCCGGCGGTCGGATTCACCGCGATGCCGGGGGTTTCCCAGCGCAGCGCCAGATTGAAGACGTAGCGCAGCATCACCAGCAGGCGGTTGGCCGAACCCTTGGCCGCGCCGACCGCGCGCCGGCCATGGTGGAGCACGGCGATGTCCGTCTTGGTGATCTCGTCCAGGTGGCGCCGGCCGAGCCGGAGCGCGACGTGGTTGCGGAACAGCGACTCGTCGCAGCCCCAGGTCTTCTTGTAGCTCTTGGCGAAGGGCAGGTAGCGCTCGTAGAAAAAGTCCCCGAGCGTCGGCGTCTGGCGCAGGTGGTCTTTTTGTTCGGAAGGGTCGTCGCCGAGCATCACCCGCCCGCGCAATTCGCTGACGCGGTACCGGGCTTGTGCCAGCGTCATCGCGCTTGCGTCCCCGATACGATACTGACGCTGTCGACCGCGATCGTTCGTATAGCGTAGATAATAGGTACGACCGCCGGACTGGCGAATTTCGAGAACCAGGCCTTTACAACCACGATCCGTGACCTCTACTTTCCCTTTGTCCGCCGGACATAACGCCCCCCTGATGAAAGCCGGGGTGAGTTGCACGATTGCCATAATAACCTCATTTGGTAACATAAATGATACATAGTGTATCTTAATGGAATCAATTGTGCATAAAGAGGTCTTTTCATTCGCCATCCAGTTGAAAGCGGCGAGATCGCTCGTCGGCTGGAGTCAGGCAGAACTGGCGGCACGCACCGGGGTCGCGCGGCCGACGATTGCGCGCATTGAGGCGCTGACCATGCAACCGCGCCTCGACACCGTGGGCAAGCTCAAGCGCGCCTTTCTCGATGCGGGACTGCAAATGCTGGACGGAGAACCTGTCGGGGGTTTTTCCCTGGTGATGACGTCGGAGGCGCTGCAGTCGATCATGGAGATGCATCGGACACGGCAGGACACCACATCCGACGGGACGACGAAAACCGGAAGAGTACCGGAAGGTTTTGGCAGTGGGGCTCGCCGTCAAAACCAAGGGAAATCATAGGGTTGATGGTGTTTTACGCCATCCAGTAGTCATATTTCGGGGCTTTTTTCCGGAACGGATTACCGGAAGAGTACCGGAAGCATCTGGAAAGCTGGTTGTTTTACCTGGAAAATATCTTATTAATCAGTTGGTTGTGATTTTGACAGATTAGTTTGCTCACTGCGGATATCGACAGCGGCACAGCTTTCACTGGCGGCTCTGGTAACGATACCTTCATCGCTGATGAAACCACGACTGCCAAGGTTAGCTTGGCTGACGTTCTGGCCGGTGGTCTTGGTACTGACTCCCTGACCATCTACAACTCCAAGGGTGTTGCTCCTCAGATGTCCGCCATCGAGAGCGTGACGCTGAATACCATCGCTGGTGACTACAATGCTTCCACGGCTACTGGCTTGACCACCTTGAACGTGATCAGCGCCGATGGAACCAACACGTTTACCGTCGGTTCTGGCGTGAGCGTTTCTTTGGCAAACACTGCTATTGCCAACACTGCCGGCACTAAAGACGATGTGGTTGTTGTCTACGATGCTAACGCCACGTCTGCAACTTTGACGCTGAATAACGTTTCCTCGGGTGGCACTAACTCCGACCTCGCTATCAAGGGCGCAAAGATTGCAACCCTGAACATCGCGACGACCGGTGCTGCCAGCACGATTGATGCGCTGCTTA
It includes:
- a CDS encoding tyrosine-type recombinase/integrase; translation: MANEKTSLCTIDSIKIHYVSFMLPNEVIMAIVQLTPAFIRGALCPADKGKVEVTDRGCKGLVLEIRQSGGRTYYLRYTNDRGRQRQYRIGDASAMTLAQARYRVSELRGRVMLGDDPSEQKDHLRQTPTLGDFFYERYLPFAKSYKKTWGCDESLFRNHVALRLGRRHLDEITKTDIAVLHHGRRAVGAAKGSANRLLVMLRYVFNLALRWETPGIAVNPTAGVALFEDPPMKERFLTPEEARRLCAAVEGSPNPMLRFIVPMLILTGARRREVLDLRWEDLDLERRQWRIPLTKAGKPRHVPLSSGVLQVLAAVPRLEDCPWVFPSPKTGRPFVSVFYSWDSARRKAGLADVRIHDLRHSFASFLVNAGRSLYEVQKILGHTQVRTTQRYAHLAQETLLDACDAVVDSLGAGFCPVNPHRDVGRGCVENQ
- a CDS encoding helix-turn-helix domain-containing protein — encoded protein: MHKEVFSFAIQLKAARSLVGWSQAELAARTGVARPTIARIEALTMQPRLDTVGKLKRAFLDAGLQMLDGEPVGGFSLVMTSEALQSIMEMHRTRQDTTSDGTTKTGRVPEGFGSGARRQNQGKS